A region from the Salidesulfovibrio onnuriiensis genome encodes:
- a CDS encoding DEAD/DEAH box helicase family protein, with amino-acid sequence MSRSEAQTRAELIDKQLEFAGWNVNDPTQVVEEFDILVDLPDGVEKPRTQYEGHQFSDYVLLGKDRKPLAVVEAKKSSKDAALGREQAKQYCYNIQKQLGGELPFCFYANGHEIYFWDLDNYPPRKVVGFPTRDDLERFQYIRRNRKPLTQELINTGIAGRDYQIRAIRAVLEGIEQKKRDFLLVMATGTGKTRTCIATIDALMRAGHAEKVLFLVDRIALREQALAAFKEHLPHEPRWPNVGEKLLAKDRRIYISTYPTMLNIIRDESQNLSPHFFDFIVVDESHRSIYNTYKEVLDFFKTITLGLTATPTDIIDHNTFQLFHCEDGLPTFAYTFEEAVNSVPPYLSSFQVMKIQTRFQMEGISKRTISLEDQKKLLLEGKEVEEINFEGSQLEKQVINKGTNTLIVREFMEECIKDHNGVLPGKTIFFCSSKAHARRMEEIFDKLYPQYKGELAKVLVSDDPRVYGKGGLLDQFTNSDMPRVAISVDMLDTGIDVREIVNLVFAKPVYSYTKFWQMIGRGTRLLETSKPKPWCLEKDVFLILDCWDNFEYFKLQPKGKELKPQLPLPVRLVGLRIDKIEKALDLAQEQIAKREIAKLRFQISQLPQNSVVIKEAAVSLDRVDEGNFWVTLSHQRLEFLRSEIKPLFRTVSEADFKAMRFERDVLEYSLARLSDEKEKAETLKEGLVEQISELPLSVNFVKAEEQLIRAAQTNHYWSVSDVNALEDALDELNTRLGPLMKFRELQTGPGPVHLDLTDVLHNKERVEFGPQHESVSISRYREMVEAMIAELTAHNPILQKIKNGEDVSPIEAADLADMLHAEHPHITEDLLRQVYKNRKAHFIQFIRHILGIEVLRSFPETVSEAFDQFIGQHSNLSSRQLEFLNLLKGFIIEREKVEKRDLINAPFTVIHPQGIRGVFSPAEISEILQLTERLAA; translated from the coding sequence ATGAGTAGATCTGAAGCCCAAACACGTGCAGAACTAATAGATAAACAGCTTGAATTTGCTGGTTGGAATGTCAATGACCCAACTCAAGTCGTTGAGGAATTCGACATTCTGGTAGATTTGCCTGATGGGGTGGAAAAGCCGCGCACTCAATACGAAGGCCATCAATTCAGCGACTATGTCCTGCTCGGAAAAGACAGAAAGCCTTTAGCCGTTGTCGAGGCAAAAAAGTCAAGCAAAGATGCAGCTCTAGGGCGAGAGCAAGCCAAGCAATATTGCTATAACATCCAGAAGCAACTGGGTGGTGAGCTGCCATTTTGTTTCTATGCCAATGGCCACGAGATCTACTTTTGGGACCTGGACAACTATCCGCCCCGCAAGGTTGTAGGCTTCCCAACGCGAGATGACTTGGAGCGGTTTCAGTACATCCGGCGCAATCGTAAGCCTCTGACCCAAGAGCTCATCAATACCGGCATTGCTGGTCGAGATTATCAAATCCGGGCCATACGTGCCGTTCTCGAAGGCATCGAACAGAAAAAACGTGACTTCCTGCTGGTGATGGCTACCGGTACCGGCAAGACTCGAACCTGCATCGCGACGATTGATGCCCTCATGCGTGCCGGACACGCTGAAAAGGTGCTGTTCCTAGTTGACCGTATTGCTTTGCGTGAGCAGGCATTGGCCGCCTTTAAGGAACACCTGCCTCACGAGCCACGCTGGCCCAACGTTGGCGAAAAGCTACTCGCCAAAGACCGTCGTATCTATATTTCGACCTACCCAACAATGCTCAACATTATTCGGGACGAGTCGCAGAACCTATCACCGCACTTCTTTGATTTCATAGTGGTCGATGAAAGCCACCGCTCCATTTACAACACCTATAAAGAGGTGTTGGACTTCTTCAAGACGATCACCCTGGGCCTGACGGCCACGCCCACAGACATCATTGACCACAACACCTTTCAGCTCTTCCATTGCGAAGATGGTCTTCCCACTTTTGCCTACACTTTTGAAGAGGCAGTTAACAGCGTGCCGCCCTATCTGAGCAGCTTTCAGGTAATGAAAATCCAGACCCGTTTCCAGATGGAAGGCATAAGCAAGCGCACAATCTCGCTGGAGGATCAGAAAAAGCTGCTGCTGGAGGGCAAGGAAGTCGAAGAAATCAACTTCGAGGGATCACAACTGGAAAAGCAGGTGATCAACAAAGGGACCAACACCCTTATCGTCAGGGAATTCATGGAGGAGTGCATCAAAGACCACAACGGTGTGCTGCCCGGCAAGACCATTTTCTTTTGCTCTTCCAAGGCCCATGCCCGACGGATGGAAGAGATTTTCGACAAGCTTTACCCCCAGTATAAAGGCGAGTTGGCCAAGGTTCTGGTTTCCGATGACCCCCGTGTCTACGGCAAGGGCGGACTGCTTGATCAGTTCACCAACAGCGATATGCCTCGGGTCGCAATCAGCGTCGACATGTTGGACACCGGTATCGACGTTCGCGAAATAGTCAATCTTGTCTTTGCCAAGCCGGTGTACTCCTACACCAAGTTCTGGCAGATGATCGGGCGTGGAACCCGTCTCCTAGAAACCAGCAAGCCCAAGCCTTGGTGTCTGGAAAAGGATGTGTTCCTGATTCTCGATTGCTGGGACAACTTCGAATATTTCAAATTGCAGCCAAAGGGCAAGGAGCTCAAGCCCCAACTGCCCCTGCCAGTGCGGCTTGTCGGGTTGCGTATTGATAAGATTGAAAAAGCCCTCGACCTGGCGCAGGAGCAGATCGCCAAACGCGAAATAGCCAAGCTGCGATTTCAGATCAGCCAGTTGCCGCAAAATTCAGTCGTCATCAAGGAGGCGGCGGTCTCTCTGGACAGGGTAGATGAAGGAAACTTCTGGGTAACCCTAAGCCACCAGAGATTGGAATTCCTGCGCTCCGAGATCAAGCCGCTCTTCCGCACCGTTTCCGAGGCCGACTTCAAGGCCATGCGCTTTGAGCGGGATGTTCTGGAGTATTCACTCGCCAGGCTCAGCGACGAAAAGGAAAAGGCTGAAACTCTCAAGGAGGGGCTTGTCGAGCAGATCAGCGAACTGCCGCTTTCCGTCAACTTCGTCAAAGCAGAAGAACAGTTGATTCGCGCTGCCCAGACAAACCATTATTGGTCCGTAAGTGATGTCAACGCACTGGAAGATGCTCTTGACGAGTTGAACACCCGCCTCGGCCCGTTGATGAAGTTCCGGGAGTTGCAGACTGGCCCGGGCCCGGTACACCTCGACCTGACCGACGTGCTACACAACAAAGAACGGGTCGAGTTCGGCCCACAGCACGAATCGGTCAGCATCAGCCGCTACCGGGAAATGGTCGAGGCGATGATTGCCGAACTGACTGCACACAATCCCATATTGCAAAAAATCAAAAATGGAGAAGATGTTTCACCGATAGAGGCTGCCGATTTGGCAGACATGCTCCATGCCGAACATCCGCACATTACCGAAGACCTCTTGCGCCAGGTCTACAAGAATCGCAAAGCACACTTCATCCAGTTCA